The following DNA comes from Paraburkholderia phytofirmans PsJN.
GACACAGCAGGCCGTGAACTCGCCACCGAAGGCCTCGGCAGCACGTGGCAAATCGACGAAGTCGCGATCAAACCGCTACCGGCATGCCACTTCACGCATGCAGTCGCCGACGCGGCGATCGCACTCAATCGCGAACATCGCTTCTCGGCGAATTCGTTCGACTCGATCAAACGCGTGGTCGCCAAAGTACCGCGCGGCACGGTCGAAATCGTGTGCGAACCGGTCGACGCAAAGCGCAAACCGGTCACGGCCTACGACGCGCAATTCAGCGTGCCGTACATCGTCGCGACGGCATTGCTCAAAGGCCGCTTCACGCTCGACGAACTCGAACCCGCCGCGCTCGCCGATCCCGCAGTGCTGGCGCTCGCCGCAAAAGTCGATTACGAAATCGACCCTGACACGACCTTCCCGCGTCACTACACCGGCGAAGTCGTGGTGGAACGCAGCGACGGTTCGCGCGTCGCGCATCGCGAGGCGATCAATCGCGGCTGCGCGGACCGGCCCGTGAGCAACGACGACATCGTCGCCAAGTTCTACGCGAACGCGCAGCGCAGCGTCTCGCGCAGCGCCGCCGAACAGATCGCCCAAGCCGTATTGCAACTCGACGAGCAGCCGGCCCGCTCGCTCGCCGACACGCTTGCCGGACACACCGCATCCTAAGGACGTCATCATGACTGCAACAGAACTCGACACGCTGGAAAACGATCAACTGATTCTCGATATGCTGGACCGCTTTCTCGAAACCGAGGTGCGTCCCTACGTTCACAAGTTCGATCACGACGATATCTACCCGGCGGAGATCGTCGAGAAGATGAAGGAGATGGGGCTGTTCGGCTGCATCATCGATCCCGAGTATGGCGGGCTGGGTCTGTCGACGCGGACCTACGCGCAGATCATCGCGCGTATCTCGCGGGTGTGGATGTCGGTGAGCGGCATCATCAACTCGCATCTGATTCTCGCAATGCTGGTGCAACGCAACGGCACGCCCGAACAGAAGAGTAAATATCTGCCGAAGTTCGCCACCGGCGAATGGCGCGGCGGCATCGGCCTCACCGAGCCGGATTGCGGCACCGATCTGCAGGCGATCCGCACGACGGCCAAACGTGTCGGCGACGAATACATCGTAAACGGCAACAAGACGTGGATCACCAACAGCAAGCACGGCAACACGCTGGCGCTGCTGGTGAAGACGGATACGACGGCGCAGCCGCGTCATCTTGGGATGAGTTTGTTGCTGGTGCAGAAAGGGCCCGGCTTCGAGGTCAGCCGGCAACTCGAAAAGCTCGGCTATAAAGGCATCGATACGTGCGAGTTGTCGTTCCACGATTATCACGTGTCCACCGATGCCTTGATTGGCGGCGTGGAAGGAAGGGGCCTGCAACAGATACTCGGCGGCCTCGAACTCGGCCGTATCAATGTCGCGGCGCGCGGCGTCGGTGTCGCGCAAGCCGCGCTCGATGAATCGGTGAGCTATTCGCAGCAGCGCAAAACCTTCGGCAAGCCGATCTGCGAACACCAGGCAATTCAGTTGAAGCTCGGCGAAATGGCGACGCGTGTCGAAGCAGGACGTCTGCTCGTGGACGCCGCCGCGAAGAAGTACGACCGCGGCGAGCGCTGCGACATGGAAGCGGGCATGGCGAAATACTTCGCCACCGAGGCCGCGCTGGAAAACAGCGTCGAGGCCATGCGCATTCACGGCGCGTATGGTTATTCGAAGGAGTACAACGTCGAGCGCCTGTATCGCGACGCGCCGCTTCTTACGATCGGTGAAGGCACCAACGAGATGCAACGCATCATCATCGCCAAGCAGTTGATCGAACGGAGCCCGATATGAGTCTGCCTCTTTCAGGTGTGCGCGTGCTCGCCATCGAACAATACGGCGCCGGTCCTTTCGCCACTCAACATCTCGCGGACCTCGGCGCGGAGATCATCAAGATCGAGCATCCGAGCAATGGCGGCGACGTCGGCCGCGCGGTCGGCCCGTACTTCTTCGGCGAAGGCGATAGCCACTTCTTCGAAGCGTTCAATCGCAACAAATGCAGTCTCACACTCGACCTGAAGAAGCCCGAAGCGCGCGCAGTGCTGCTGGACCTCGTCGCGAAGAGCGACGCCGTGTTCAACAATCTGCGCGGCGATCTGCCGGCGAAACTCGGGCTCACTTACGCGCACCTTTGCGAGGCGAATCCGAAGATCGTGTGCGGGCATCTGTCCGCTTATGGACGAACGGGCAGCCGCGCGGCATGGCCGGGCTACGACTATCTGATGCAAGCCGAGGCCGGCTATCTGTCGGTCACCGGCGAGCCTGACAGTCCGCCGGCGCGCTTCGGCCTGTCGATCATCGACCTGATGACCGGCACGACCGCGGCGATGGCGCTGCTCGCCGGCCTCGTCGACGCGAAGACGTCGGGCAAAGGGCGTGACATCGACGTGAGTCTCTTCGACGTCGCGTTGCATAACCTCGCCTATGTCGCGACGTGGTATCTGAACGGCGGAGTGGTGACGGGGCGCGAGAACCGCTCGTCGCATCCGTCTCTCACGCCGAGCCAGTTGTACAAGACGCAGGACGGCTGGATCTTCCTGATGTGCAACAAGGAGAAGTTCTGGGGCGTGCTCGCCGAAGTGATCGACAAACCGTCGTGGGTGACCGATCCGCGCTTTTGCAACTTCCAGGCGCGTCTCGCGAATCGCGAGCTGGTGCAGACCGAGCTCGACGCAGCGCT
Coding sequences within:
- a CDS encoding acyl-CoA dehydrogenase family protein — translated: MTATELDTLENDQLILDMLDRFLETEVRPYVHKFDHDDIYPAEIVEKMKEMGLFGCIIDPEYGGLGLSTRTYAQIIARISRVWMSVSGIINSHLILAMLVQRNGTPEQKSKYLPKFATGEWRGGIGLTEPDCGTDLQAIRTTAKRVGDEYIVNGNKTWITNSKHGNTLALLVKTDTTAQPRHLGMSLLLVQKGPGFEVSRQLEKLGYKGIDTCELSFHDYHVSTDALIGGVEGRGLQQILGGLELGRINVAARGVGVAQAALDESVSYSQQRKTFGKPICEHQAIQLKLGEMATRVEAGRLLVDAAAKKYDRGERCDMEAGMAKYFATEAALENSVEAMRIHGAYGYSKEYNVERLYRDAPLLTIGEGTNEMQRIIIAKQLIERSPI
- a CDS encoding CaiB/BaiF CoA transferase family protein, producing the protein MSLPLSGVRVLAIEQYGAGPFATQHLADLGAEIIKIEHPSNGGDVGRAVGPYFFGEGDSHFFEAFNRNKCSLTLDLKKPEARAVLLDLVAKSDAVFNNLRGDLPAKLGLTYAHLCEANPKIVCGHLSAYGRTGSRAAWPGYDYLMQAEAGYLSVTGEPDSPPARFGLSIIDLMTGTTAAMALLAGLVDAKTSGKGRDIDVSLFDVALHNLAYVATWYLNGGVVTGRENRSSHPSLTPSQLYKTQDGWIFLMCNKEKFWGVLAEVIDKPSWVTDPRFCNFQARLANRELVQTELDAALSTATTAQWLERFGGRVPAAPVFDVKEALENPFVAERECVVDAEHPRFGKVRGVAAPVRIDEPLPTRAAPDLGQDTQRLLDELGYGAERIALLREAGVVQ